In the Pongo abelii isolate AG06213 chromosome 9, NHGRI_mPonAbe1-v2.0_pri, whole genome shotgun sequence genome, ATGTTTTGTTGGAGGAGGAATCTTTCAATGTGGATGGCTCTTTACAATTTACATGTAGCCAGTAGATGATGGTGTCTGTAGACAAAGTATGAAGATAGGACACAGCAAAGATTAGGCATGAACCTAAATATCCAAAAATCCCAACAATTAATTtgtcttaaaaattaatatgagtGGAAGTAAATGCATGTAGCAGTATGGCAAAATTCTTGTAATACTAAGATCGTGTTTCAAGAGTTAAGACATCCAAAGAAATGTCCATAGCGAGTAGAGGTAAAACAGTTTATTATACTGGACTTCAAAGTTGCAACAATCTTTTATATAACAATCAAACCAACAATCTTTTGTACATGTTAATATCTTAATCTCACAATGCCAAGAACTCTGTCACATTTAAAGAATTCTAGCTATTGTGCATGGCTTGGACATTTGTAAAAAATGTGTTTAAcatttgtttattatattttaggccAAATCAGTAGGGACAGTGTAGCACTTATAGGCATCAACTGGGAGTAGTCAGTGAAATTCAGGTTTTACAAGATATAAAAGCATGGCATATGAGGAAACATGTTTCAAGAAATGAATCTTAAAAAGTACAGAGCATGCTTTATCCACTTTGCTTGTGAAAGACTGCTGATTCCTGTTGTTTAGAATAGTGAGTATATAGAATATTGTTGCcagtaaaatttatttactttttgaagtGGCATGGGTGCCAAAAAGTAAGTTCATGATTGTTTTGATacctgcttattttttttttaaggctagttAAGTGAATTGatacctgtttatttttaaatggtgatgGAGTAGTGGAGGAGATGGCTTCCTACTAAAAGTTAACTGCTGttggtaaacatttcttttacaGACTTTGTTCAATAAATCATGCATTTAAGTGAAACATCAAAAAACAAATAGGATTATAGATATGGAATTCTGTGATTaaagttaaacattttaattttaattaaaaaaaaattttttttaagagacagggtgttATTCTGTCtttcaggctggagcgcagtgtggcatgatcatacctcactgtaacctcgaactcctgggctcaagcaattcttctgtctcagcctccggagtaactaggactgcaggtgtgcaccaccacatctggctaagtcttaaattttttgtagagatgcggtctcaccttgttgcccaggctagtctggaactcctgggctcaagtaattttcacaaagtgttaggattgcaggcatgagccaccatgcctggctttaaaGTTATTCTTAAGacttaaataaaatgtggaaagtgtccttcaaaaaaaatatgtaaagttaTGGTATCAGGCAGATTAATATATCCCCTCCCAAAACCAGGGGGTTCTTTTCTGTCCTCTTCAGAGTGCTTGTTTCTGAGTAGCTCTCTGGTGTTTGCATAGGTCACCACGAATGTTGGGTCCCAAGAGCCAGGAACCCTTGCCTGAAGAAGGCTAAATACCCTTGATGCTGGTTCCTAGCATTAAGCTGTCTCCTTCCAAATCATTCCTTCAGATTTTGTAATGAGCCAGTGGGAAAATGGGCTTTGAGGAAGTCAGTCCAAAGTAGGTCAAAGGAGATACTCAGAACAAACGGAGGATGATGTTGGTGTCCTAGTTAGTGCCTGTCTGTAAGAAGAGGGAAATGCACTCTCTCAgattattgttgttttcttttttaaacctttttcttttttggagacagggtctcatcccgtcaccaaggctagagtgcatagtggtacaatcatggctcactgcagcgttgaccttctgggctcaggtgatcctttcacctcagcctcctgagtagctgatttttttaaaacccttttaaataaaactgaaatgtaGGCTGAGATTCTTCCCTTCTTACTTGGATACTTTaactgtcccttttttttttatggtaatGACTTCAATAGTTGGGAGGGTTTGATCAAAGAAGAGAGGAATAGAATTTaagataaaaaacaacaaaagatgtCAGTGAAAGAGTAAGTTTGAGGTTCCTACTaatgaaaaaatttcaaaatgatattttcttATAGTACATAAGACAGTTGAAAGGGGAATAAGACAAAGTGTGAGAAAAGAAAGGTATAAGATGAAATGTTCCAGGCCTCTTTGTGTTGTCTCCATTTTTTCCAGTTACTTGACTTCTTCGGACTGATGATTATAATCAGGTTGCTAATTCAAATAGGTCTGAATTATAACTTactgtgttttctaatttttctagagTTTGAGATCTAGATTCTTAAccttaaataattacaaaaaagtTGTAGATCTTTTGCAGTCTTGCATATTTCAGATATGAAAATTTAGAGATACCTAGTACCTTTTCTTCACATGAAGGTACTCATAAGAACATTTGGTGAGGAATTGTCATAGAGGGTAAACCCTAGTACAGTGAGAAGGTTTTGATTAGTTCTGGATAAGTGGAATTTGTTAAGCAAAGTTACATTGGTACATTGGTAGGCAGGtaatcataaattttattttattttttattctatttattttatttttatttttgagacagggtcttgtcctgtctcccaggctggagtacagtggcacaatcatggttcattgcagccccaaccacctgggctcaagtgatcctcctacatcagcctcccaagtagcagagaccacaggtacacaccacgtcggctaatttttaaattttttttaagagataggagtcttgctgtgttgtccaggctggtctcaaactcctggcctcaagtgatccttttccctcggcctcccagagcataggattacaggtgttagctaccatgcctggccatgaattttaaaataaagttttttcttttcttgcagtcCTATTTTGTAACAGATTATGATCCAACCATTGAAGATTCTTACACAAAGCAGTGTGTGATAGATGACAGAGCAGCCCGGCTAGATAGTAAGTAAACTtcctttatttgaaaatttgcatatcattttttaaaaaagtaagcgCTGATGTTTTGCTATgttaaataatgtatttgaaaTATTAGATGATCTGGAATATTAGCCCATGTCATTTGTAAGTTTTGATTGAAGAGTCCGCATAATGGGTAATTTAAATATTCCTcaataaatgaaaagtaaaacagTGTTTATATTGATCTTGTTCTAGTGAAACTGGTCTCATTGCAGTTTGTTGAAGTTGATTTTATTGGGACAACTGGAAAAAACCTGTCAGGTCTCAACTCTTCCTACCTTTTGGCAAAGGTTAAAATGGATGAAGTGAATATAGAAAAAGTTTGATACTGTTACTTAGAATTTATAGCACAGAGGCTTTAGCAAATACTGTTTTGTGTCTAAACATCCCACCTCTCCACAAAGAAAGCCCTATTCTTCTAATATGTATGATTCTTTTATTTACAGAGATCAAAAATTACATTAGCACCTGCACTAAGTATGGTATTGGGGGATGGTGGTTATAACTCAGATTTCTTTCTTGAATTTACAGGtatctttttcagttttttccatGGAGGGGATAAAACATTCAAGTGATTTTAGAGGTTACCTGACTCCATCTGattaaatgtatttgatatttttaagcTTCTAATTAGTATGCTAATATATTCTAACCACAAAGTCAACCAGTACTGATGAAGATAAACTCTGTAACTGTCTGCCATTAGAATATATTTGCCTTTAGTATTAAGAATAAAGTACTAAGAAAGGAATGCCATTTCGGTATTATACCAAGTATGAGGCTCTCTAGAGGACTCACATTAATTGGTCTTGCCCTTGTGGGGAAGCAGTTTATAAAAAGCAGAAGTATAAttacatttgttgtttttttctttagttttggaTACAGCAGGACAAGAAGAGTTTGGAGCCATGAGAGAACAGTATATGAGGACTGGCGAGGGCTTCCTGTTGGTCTTTTCAGTCACAGATAGAGGCAGGTTTGTACCATATTAGAATGTAGATCCACTGTTCTTGTCAAGATCACTAGACTTTATTGAATttggactttttgtttttatagaaaaaggaaaaataaaatactaaatggGGCATGAGACTTGCTGAATTCTGATACTTGACCAAATTGattaatttgtttttgattttttttttttaagttttgaagaAATCTATAAGTTTCAAAGACAGATTCTCAGAGTAAAGGATCGTGATGAGTTCCCAATGATTTTAATTGGTAATAAAGCAGATCTGGATCATCAAAGACAGGTAAGAAGGAATTTCACTGTTGGGAAACCAATTGTTTATAATCATGAGTGAACTGATAGatttaaggaaataattgaaAGTCTAGTAAAAAAAATATACTGTGCTCCATGCCATTTAAGTGTTTATAGCTGAGTCTGGCACACTGTATTTATAGACGTCACAGTgggtgaaaaat is a window encoding:
- the RRAS2 gene encoding ras-related protein R-Ras2 isoform X2, which gives rise to MSYFVTDYDPTIEDSYTKQCVIDDRAARLDILDTAGQEEFGAMREQYMRTGEGFLLVFSVTDRGSFEEIYKFQRQILRVKDRDEFPMILIGNKADLDHQRQVTQEEGQQLARQLKVTYMEASAKIRMNVDQAFHELVRVIRKFQEQECPPSPEPTRKEKDKKGCHCVIF